One window from the genome of Lycium ferocissimum isolate CSIRO_LF1 unplaced genomic scaffold, AGI_CSIRO_Lferr_CH_V1 ctg4132, whole genome shotgun sequence encodes:
- the LOC132044290 gene encoding wax ester synthase/diacylglycerol acyltransferase 6-like isoform X4, with amino-acid sequence MESCSGNMMVLRPIRTSKQEEEEEETALLSPASRMFHEPNYNIHIVAIMGWKVPIEVDSVKAEIQRKLLKHLRFSSLQTVNDVILGITQAALFRYVQRGHEVGGKRKFSLERMRCRATILINLRPALGVQAVAEMVEKNAIVIQGNCFGFIIIPLTIAQLENPLSYIHKANISMERKKRSLESQFTFYFLQLFLKFFGFKGATKLAQKVPSQTTLAFSNVAGPLEEVSCAGHPLAFLAPTCYGHPTGLMVHACSYAKKLTFAIAVGEGIIPDPDHLGDDFVDSFMLIKEAALAKLRTKVD; translated from the exons ATGGAGTCCTGCAGTGGAAACATGATGGTTCTCAGACCTATACGAACATCAAAGc aagaagaagaagaagaagaaacagcATTATTAAGTCCAGCTTCTCGAATGTTCCATGAACCTAACTACAATATTCACATTGTAGCAATCATGGGTTGGAAAGTACCAATTGAGGTTGACTCCGTGAAAGCTGAAATACAACGCAAGTTGCTTAAACACCTACGCTTTTCCAGTTTGCAG ACGGTTAACGACGTTATACTGGGGATAACTCAAGCAGCCTTGTTTCGTTATGTCCAAAGAGGACACG AAGTTGGAGGGAAGAGGAAGTTTTCGCTAGAACGAATGAGATGCAGAGCTACTATTCTAATAAATCTTAGACCAGCATTAGGAGTCCAA GCTGTAGCTGAAATGGTTGAGAAGAATGCCATTGTGATACAAGGAAATTGTTTTGGCTTTATCATAATTCCCTTAACTATTGCCCAATTAGAGAATCCTCTCAGTTATATTCACAAAGCTAATATATCAATGGAACGAAAGAAGCGTTCTCTTGAGTCTCAATTCACCTTTTACTTTTTACAGCTTTTCCTCAAATTCTTTGGCTTTAAG GGTGCGACAAAACTTGCTCAAAAAGTTCCATCCCAAACAACACTAGCCTTTTCAAACGTAGCCGGACCGCTTGAAGAAGTATCTTGCGCAGGCCATCCATTGGCATTCCTTGCCCCAACATGTTATGGACATCCCACA GGGCTAATGGTTCATGCATGTAGTTATGCCAAGAAGTTAACATTTGCTATAGCAGTTGGTGAAGGAATAATTCCAGATCCAGACCACCTTGGCGATGATTTTGTGGATTCATTCATGCTTATCAAAGAGGCTGCACTCGCAAAATTGAGAACCAAAGTTGACTAG
- the LOC132044290 gene encoding wax ester synthase/diacylglycerol acyltransferase 6-like isoform X5 translates to MESCSGNMMVLRPIRTSKQEEEEEETALLSPASRMFHEPNYNIHIVAIMGWKVPIEVDSVKAEIQRKLLKHLRFSSLQTVNDVILGITQAALFRYVQRGHVGGKRKFSLERMRCRATILINLRPALGVQAVAEMVEKNAIVIQGNCFGFIIIPLTIAQLENPLSYIHKANISMERKKRSLESQFTFYFLQLFLKFFGFKGATKLAQKVPSQTTLAFSNVAGPLEEVSCAGHPLAFLAPTCYGHPTGLMVHACSYAKKLTFAIAVGEGIIPDPDHLGDDFVDSFMLIKEAALAKLRTKVD, encoded by the exons ATGGAGTCCTGCAGTGGAAACATGATGGTTCTCAGACCTATACGAACATCAAAGc aagaagaagaagaagaagaaacagcATTATTAAGTCCAGCTTCTCGAATGTTCCATGAACCTAACTACAATATTCACATTGTAGCAATCATGGGTTGGAAAGTACCAATTGAGGTTGACTCCGTGAAAGCTGAAATACAACGCAAGTTGCTTAAACACCTACGCTTTTCCAGTTTGCAG ACGGTTAACGACGTTATACTGGGGATAACTCAAGCAGCCTTGTTTCGTTATGTCCAAAGAGGACACG TTGGAGGGAAGAGGAAGTTTTCGCTAGAACGAATGAGATGCAGAGCTACTATTCTAATAAATCTTAGACCAGCATTAGGAGTCCAA GCTGTAGCTGAAATGGTTGAGAAGAATGCCATTGTGATACAAGGAAATTGTTTTGGCTTTATCATAATTCCCTTAACTATTGCCCAATTAGAGAATCCTCTCAGTTATATTCACAAAGCTAATATATCAATGGAACGAAAGAAGCGTTCTCTTGAGTCTCAATTCACCTTTTACTTTTTACAGCTTTTCCTCAAATTCTTTGGCTTTAAG GGTGCGACAAAACTTGCTCAAAAAGTTCCATCCCAAACAACACTAGCCTTTTCAAACGTAGCCGGACCGCTTGAAGAAGTATCTTGCGCAGGCCATCCATTGGCATTCCTTGCCCCAACATGTTATGGACATCCCACA GGGCTAATGGTTCATGCATGTAGTTATGCCAAGAAGTTAACATTTGCTATAGCAGTTGGTGAAGGAATAATTCCAGATCCAGACCACCTTGGCGATGATTTTGTGGATTCATTCATGCTTATCAAAGAGGCTGCACTCGCAAAATTGAGAACCAAAGTTGACTAG
- the LOC132044290 gene encoding wax ester synthase/diacylglycerol acyltransferase 11-like isoform X3 has protein sequence MDESDGSRKMRWVSTTVNINDHIIVPQIADDNMDTDKLVEDYRSNISTITIDMSKPLRDIHILNVKTSHAEATSICRFHHSLGDGIALISLLLFCFRKSSNPTSLPTLPVSSSSSKDKSNLSISNKKSIWYLIWQYLEKFWLFIRLLFNTVVDVLLFIATALFLKDSQSPFTVARGFDKSSTRQIFIYRTISLDDIKFIKNVTNATVNDVILGITQAALFRYVQRGHEVGGKRKFSLERMRCRATILINLRPALGVQAVAEMVEKNAIVIQGNCFGFIIIPLTIAQLENPLSYIHKANISMERKKRSLESQFTFYFLQLFLKFFGFKGATKLAQKVPSQTTLAFSNVAGPLEEVSCAGHPLAFLAPTCYGHPTQLVKE, from the exons ATGGATGAGAGTGATGGCAGCCGGAAAATGAGATGGGTTTCCACAACAGTAAacataaatgatcatatcataGTGCCCCAAATCGCCGATGATAATATGGATACCGACAAGTTGGTTGAAGATTATAGATCAAACATAAGCACGATCACTATTGACATGTCGAAGCCTCTACGGGATATTCACATCCTTAACGTGAAAACCTCACATGCGGAGGCAACTTCTATTTGCCGTTTTCACCATTCTCTTGGGGATGGAATTGCCCTCATATCCCTCTTACTCTTTTGTTTTCGGAAAAGTTCAAATCCTACTTCCTTGCCCACACTCccagtttcttcttcttcttcgaaGGACAAATCGAATTTATCAATAAGCAATAAAAAAAGTATTTGGTATTTGATATGGCAGTATCTTGAGAAGTTTTGGTTGTTCATCAGGCTTTTGTTCAATACAgttgttgatgttttgttgTTTATAGCGACTGCTCTATTCTTGAAGGATTCTCAATCACCATTTACAGTTGCACGAGGTTTTGATAAGTCGTCAACTCGTCAGATATTTATCTATCGGACTATTAGTTTGGATGACATTAAATTTATAAAGAATGTGACAAACGct ACGGTTAACGACGTTATACTGGGGATAACTCAAGCAGCCTTGTTTCGTTATGTCCAAAGAGGACACG AAGTTGGAGGGAAGAGGAAGTTTTCGCTAGAACGAATGAGATGCAGAGCTACTATTCTAATAAATCTTAGACCAGCATTAGGAGTCCAA GCTGTAGCTGAAATGGTTGAGAAGAATGCCATTGTGATACAAGGAAATTGTTTTGGCTTTATCATAATTCCCTTAACTATTGCCCAATTAGAGAATCCTCTCAGTTATATTCACAAAGCTAATATATCAATGGAACGAAAGAAGCGTTCTCTTGAGTCTCAATTCACCTTTTACTTTTTACAGCTTTTCCTCAAATTCTTTGGCTTTAAG GGTGCGACAAAACTTGCTCAAAAAGTTCCATCCCAAACAACACTAGCCTTTTCAAACGTAGCCGGACCGCTTGAAGAAGTATCTTGCGCAGGCCATCCATTGGCATTCCTTGCCCCAACATGTTATGGACATCCCACA CAGTTGGTGAAGGAATAA
- the LOC132044290 gene encoding wax ester synthase/diacylglycerol acyltransferase 11-like isoform X1: MDESDGSRKMRWVSTTVNINDHIIVPQIADDNMDTDKLVEDYRSNISTITIDMSKPLRDIHILNVKTSHAEATSICRFHHSLGDGIALISLLLFCFRKSSNPTSLPTLPVSSSSSKDKSNLSISNKKSIWYLIWQYLEKFWLFIRLLFNTVVDVLLFIATALFLKDSQSPFTVARGFDKSSTRQIFIYRTISLDDIKFIKNVTNATVNDVILGITQAALFRYVQRGHEVGGKRKFSLERMRCRATILINLRPALGVQAVAEMVEKNAIVIQGNCFGFIIIPLTIAQLENPLSYIHKANISMERKKRSLESQFTFYFLQLFLKFFGFKGATKLAQKVPSQTTLAFSNVAGPLEEVSCAGHPLAFLAPTCYGHPTGLMVHACSYAKKLTFAIAVGEGIIPDPDHLGDDFVDSFMLIKEAALAKLRTKVD; the protein is encoded by the exons ATGGATGAGAGTGATGGCAGCCGGAAAATGAGATGGGTTTCCACAACAGTAAacataaatgatcatatcataGTGCCCCAAATCGCCGATGATAATATGGATACCGACAAGTTGGTTGAAGATTATAGATCAAACATAAGCACGATCACTATTGACATGTCGAAGCCTCTACGGGATATTCACATCCTTAACGTGAAAACCTCACATGCGGAGGCAACTTCTATTTGCCGTTTTCACCATTCTCTTGGGGATGGAATTGCCCTCATATCCCTCTTACTCTTTTGTTTTCGGAAAAGTTCAAATCCTACTTCCTTGCCCACACTCccagtttcttcttcttcttcgaaGGACAAATCGAATTTATCAATAAGCAATAAAAAAAGTATTTGGTATTTGATATGGCAGTATCTTGAGAAGTTTTGGTTGTTCATCAGGCTTTTGTTCAATACAgttgttgatgttttgttgTTTATAGCGACTGCTCTATTCTTGAAGGATTCTCAATCACCATTTACAGTTGCACGAGGTTTTGATAAGTCGTCAACTCGTCAGATATTTATCTATCGGACTATTAGTTTGGATGACATTAAATTTATAAAGAATGTGACAAACGct ACGGTTAACGACGTTATACTGGGGATAACTCAAGCAGCCTTGTTTCGTTATGTCCAAAGAGGACACG AAGTTGGAGGGAAGAGGAAGTTTTCGCTAGAACGAATGAGATGCAGAGCTACTATTCTAATAAATCTTAGACCAGCATTAGGAGTCCAA GCTGTAGCTGAAATGGTTGAGAAGAATGCCATTGTGATACAAGGAAATTGTTTTGGCTTTATCATAATTCCCTTAACTATTGCCCAATTAGAGAATCCTCTCAGTTATATTCACAAAGCTAATATATCAATGGAACGAAAGAAGCGTTCTCTTGAGTCTCAATTCACCTTTTACTTTTTACAGCTTTTCCTCAAATTCTTTGGCTTTAAG GGTGCGACAAAACTTGCTCAAAAAGTTCCATCCCAAACAACACTAGCCTTTTCAAACGTAGCCGGACCGCTTGAAGAAGTATCTTGCGCAGGCCATCCATTGGCATTCCTTGCCCCAACATGTTATGGACATCCCACA GGGCTAATGGTTCATGCATGTAGTTATGCCAAGAAGTTAACATTTGCTATAGCAGTTGGTGAAGGAATAATTCCAGATCCAGACCACCTTGGCGATGATTTTGTGGATTCATTCATGCTTATCAAAGAGGCTGCACTCGCAAAATTGAGAACCAAAGTTGACTAG
- the LOC132044290 gene encoding wax ester synthase/diacylglycerol acyltransferase 11-like isoform X2 → MDESDGSRKMRWVSTTVNINDHIIVPQIADDNMDTDKLVEDYRSNISTITIDMSKPLRDIHILNVKTSHAEATSICRFHHSLGDGIALISLLLFCFRKSSNPTSLPTLPVSSSSSKDKSNLSISNKKSIWYLIWQYLEKFWLFIRLLFNTVVDVLLFIATALFLKDSQSPFTVARGFDKSSTRQIFIYRTISLDDIKFIKNVTNATVNDVILGITQAALFRYVQRGHVGGKRKFSLERMRCRATILINLRPALGVQAVAEMVEKNAIVIQGNCFGFIIIPLTIAQLENPLSYIHKANISMERKKRSLESQFTFYFLQLFLKFFGFKGATKLAQKVPSQTTLAFSNVAGPLEEVSCAGHPLAFLAPTCYGHPTGLMVHACSYAKKLTFAIAVGEGIIPDPDHLGDDFVDSFMLIKEAALAKLRTKVD, encoded by the exons ATGGATGAGAGTGATGGCAGCCGGAAAATGAGATGGGTTTCCACAACAGTAAacataaatgatcatatcataGTGCCCCAAATCGCCGATGATAATATGGATACCGACAAGTTGGTTGAAGATTATAGATCAAACATAAGCACGATCACTATTGACATGTCGAAGCCTCTACGGGATATTCACATCCTTAACGTGAAAACCTCACATGCGGAGGCAACTTCTATTTGCCGTTTTCACCATTCTCTTGGGGATGGAATTGCCCTCATATCCCTCTTACTCTTTTGTTTTCGGAAAAGTTCAAATCCTACTTCCTTGCCCACACTCccagtttcttcttcttcttcgaaGGACAAATCGAATTTATCAATAAGCAATAAAAAAAGTATTTGGTATTTGATATGGCAGTATCTTGAGAAGTTTTGGTTGTTCATCAGGCTTTTGTTCAATACAgttgttgatgttttgttgTTTATAGCGACTGCTCTATTCTTGAAGGATTCTCAATCACCATTTACAGTTGCACGAGGTTTTGATAAGTCGTCAACTCGTCAGATATTTATCTATCGGACTATTAGTTTGGATGACATTAAATTTATAAAGAATGTGACAAACGct ACGGTTAACGACGTTATACTGGGGATAACTCAAGCAGCCTTGTTTCGTTATGTCCAAAGAGGACACG TTGGAGGGAAGAGGAAGTTTTCGCTAGAACGAATGAGATGCAGAGCTACTATTCTAATAAATCTTAGACCAGCATTAGGAGTCCAA GCTGTAGCTGAAATGGTTGAGAAGAATGCCATTGTGATACAAGGAAATTGTTTTGGCTTTATCATAATTCCCTTAACTATTGCCCAATTAGAGAATCCTCTCAGTTATATTCACAAAGCTAATATATCAATGGAACGAAAGAAGCGTTCTCTTGAGTCTCAATTCACCTTTTACTTTTTACAGCTTTTCCTCAAATTCTTTGGCTTTAAG GGTGCGACAAAACTTGCTCAAAAAGTTCCATCCCAAACAACACTAGCCTTTTCAAACGTAGCCGGACCGCTTGAAGAAGTATCTTGCGCAGGCCATCCATTGGCATTCCTTGCCCCAACATGTTATGGACATCCCACA GGGCTAATGGTTCATGCATGTAGTTATGCCAAGAAGTTAACATTTGCTATAGCAGTTGGTGAAGGAATAATTCCAGATCCAGACCACCTTGGCGATGATTTTGTGGATTCATTCATGCTTATCAAAGAGGCTGCACTCGCAAAATTGAGAACCAAAGTTGACTAG